Proteins from a single region of Mytilus trossulus isolate FHL-02 chromosome 2, PNRI_Mtr1.1.1.hap1, whole genome shotgun sequence:
- the LOC134705703 gene encoding mucin-2-like, which produces MVYYLLANKGPERCGTTDHEVWDTSSEGEMNTMIIKFDSFVGSDKATAKGFNITLESIGTGRLKGPTKYYTYSGITGVTGPGGAKEGFVYFYTRTYPVRRPGDDAVMFTDVSFPKVERCLSFWYHMRSYYAVHMGTLKITMTDGTGEETLLFTKSGNQGKEWIQAKIDIPAVDNLKLTINGTSGPGWMSDMAIDGIYLVPGTCESPLSTPAPTTSTTTSTPTTTTTPTTTTTPTTTTTPTTTTTPTTTTTPTTTTTPTTTTTPTTTTTPTTKTTPTTTTTPTTTTIPSTTTIPTTTTTETTTTSPTTTTTPTTTITPTTTTTPTTTTTPTTTTPTKTTTTTTTTTPTTTTTPTTTTTPTTTTTATTTTPTTTTSPTRTTTPTTTTTPTTTTTPTTTTTPTTTTTPTTTTTPTTTTPTTTTSPTTTTTPTTTTTPTTTTTPTTTTTPTTSTPTTTTTPTTTTIPTTTTIPTTTTTPTTTTTPTTTTTPTTTTPTTTTTPTTTTTPTTTTTPTTTTTPTTTTPTTTTTTTTTTTPTTTTFPTTTTTPTTTTTPTITTTPTTTTPTTTTTPTTTTTPTITTTPTTTTPTTTTTLTTTTTVSTTNIVIECGFEQGQTCAFENTNGDDFDWTIDQSGLNDNFAITQTANDILVQLDIKSYKNST; this is translated from the exons ATGGTTTATTACCTCCTTGCCAACAAAGGTCCAGA gcGATGTGGTACTACGGACCATGAAGTCTGGGATACATCTTCCGAGGGAGAAATGAATACAATGATAATTAAATTTGACAGTTTTGTGGGAAGTGATAAGGCGACCGCAAAGGGATTCAATATAACATTAGAATCAATTGGAACAGGTCGGTTAAAA GGTCCAActaaatattatacatatagTGGAATAACGGGCGTGACTGGTCCTGGTGGTGCAAAAGAgggatttgtatatttttatacaagGACTTATCCAGTAAGGAGACCGGGTGATGATGCAGTTATGTTTACTGATGTATCTTTTCCAA AGGTCGAGCGATGTTTGTCTTTCTGGTACCACATGCGCAGTTATTATGCAGTACATATGGGGACACTAAAGATTACTATGACAGAtggtactggagaagaaacgtTATTGTTTACCAAATCGGGTAATCAGGGCAAAGAATGGATACAAGCAAAAATAGACATACCAGCTGTAGATAATTTGAAG CTTACAATTAACGGAACCTCAGGGCCTGGTTGGATGTCAGATATGGCTATAGATGGTATATATTTGGTTCCTGGTACCTGTG AGAGTCCTCTGTCAACACCCGCTCCAACTACATCAACAACAACATCTACTCCGACCACTACAACTACTCCAACCACAACAACTACTCCGACCACAACAACTACTCCTACCACAACAACTACTCCTACCACAACAACTACTCCTACCACAACAACAACCCCGACCACAACAACTACTCCGACCACCACCACAACTCCGACCACAAAAACCACTCCGACCACAACAACTACTCCGACCACAACAACCATTCCGAGCACAACAACCATTCCGACCACAACAACTACTGAGACCACAACAACTTCTCCTACCACAACAACTACTCCGACCACAACGATCACTCCGACTACAACAACTACTCCTACCACAACAACTACTCCGACAACAACTACTCCGACCAAAACAACCACTACGACCACAACAACTACTCCGACCACAACAACTACTCCGACCACAACAACTACTCCGACCACAACAACCACTGCGACCACAACTACTCCGACCACAACAACTTCTCCGACCAGAACAACCACTCCGACCACAACAACCACCCCGACCACAACAACTACTCCGACCACAACAACTACTCCGACCACAACAACTACTCCGACCACAACAACCACTCCGACCACAACTACTCCGACCACAACAACTTCTCCGACCACAACAACTACTCCGACTACAACAACTACTCCGACCACTACAACCACGCCAACCACAACAACCACTCCTACAACATCTACTCCGACCACAACAACAACTCCGACCACAACAACTATTCCGACCACAACAACTATTCCGACCACAACAACTACTCCAACCACAACAACTACTCCGACCACAACAACCACTCCGACAACAACTACTCCGACCACAACAACCACTCCGACTACAACAACTACTCCGACCACTACAACCACGCCAACCACAACAACCACTCCTACAACAACTACTCCGACCACAACAACAACTACGACCACAACAACTACTCCGACCACAACAACTTTTCCGACCACAACAACTACTCCAACCACAACAACTACTCCGACCATAACAACCACTCCGACAACAACTACTCCGACCACAACAACTACTCCAACCACAACAACTACTCCGACCATAACAACCACTCCGACAACAACTACTCCGACCACTACAACTACCCTGACCACAACGACAACAGTGTCTACAACAAACATAG TTATTGAATGTGGATTTGAACAAGGACAAACATGTGCATTCGAAAATACTAATGGCGACGACTTTGACTGGACTATAGATCAATCA ggattaaatgataattttgcCATAACACAAACGGCTAATGATATTCTTGTCCAACTTGATATAAAAAGTTATAAGAATTCTACATAA
- the LOC134705019 gene encoding MAM domain-containing glycosylphosphatidylinositol anchor protein 1-like, which translates to MAFLSSKNTDLFSSSFCLSFYYHMYGKHIGYLAVYSQKRNSGWWSKRWARSGNQGNQWIKASVDITGNIKSGIVIDIEASKGSRGNRGDIAIDDITLRTGSCN; encoded by the exons ATGGCCTTTTTGAGCTCAAAGAATACTGACCTGTTCT CCTCTTCGTTTTGCCTCAGTTTTTATTATCACATGTATGGCAAACATATTGGATATCTAGCAGTGTACTCACAAAAACGTAACTCGGGCTGGTGGTCTAAACGTTGGGCTCGGTCCGGAAATCAAGGAAATCAATGGATCAAAGCCAGTGTGGATATTACTGGTAATATAAAGTCAGGCATTGTT attgATATCGAGGCTTCGAAAGGAAGTAGAGGGAATAGAGGTGATATTGCAATTGATGATATAACATTGCGTACCGGTTCTTGTAACTAG